A region from the Salvelinus fontinalis isolate EN_2023a chromosome 23, ASM2944872v1, whole genome shotgun sequence genome encodes:
- the LOC129821212 gene encoding pyridoxal kinase-like has protein sequence MECRVLSVQSHVVRGYVGNKSATFPLQVLGFEVDSINSVQFSNHTGYAHWKGQVLTADELNVLYEGIKLNNVNHYDYVLTGYTRDTSFLETVVDIVQELKRLNPKLVYVCDPVMGDQGSMYVPENILPVYRDKVVAVADILTPNQFEAELLTGRKISTEKDALEVMDLLHQMGPDMVVLTSTDLISPLGGQFLVALGSQKMVRPDGTTSTQKIRMEMPKVDAVFVGTGDLFAAMLLAWTHHHPKDLKAACEKTVSVLHHVIKRTITYANKMAGPGKRPSPAQLELRMVQSKKDIEYPAIVVEAIVL, from the exons ATGGAGTGCCGTGTGTTGTCTGTTCAGAGTCATGTGGTCAGGGGATACGTCGGGAATAAATCGGCAACATTTCCATTGCAG GTGCTGGGGTTTGAAGTGGACTCCATCAACTCTGTGCAATTCTCCAATCACACAG GTTACGCTCATTGGAAAGGGCAAGTGCTGACGGCAGATGAGCTGAACGTTCTCTATGAGGGTATCAAGCTCAATAACGTCAATCATTATGACTACGTCCTGACAG GGTACACCAGGGACACATCTTTCCTAGAGACAGTGGTGGACATTGTTCAGGAGCTGAAGAGGTTGAACCCAAAATTGGTGTACG TGTGTGATCCAGTGATGGGAGACCAGGGATCTATG TATGTCCCTGAGAATATACTGCCTGTTTACAGAGACAAAGTCGTAGCAGTGGCTGACATCCTCACACCCAACCAGTTTGAGGCAGA GCTGCTGACGGGGAGGAAGATCAGCACAGAAAAAGACGCTCTTGAG GTGATGGACCTGCTCCACCAGATGGGCCCTGATATGGTAGTCCTCACTAGCACAGACCTGATCTCTCCTCTCGGGGGCCAGTTCCTAGTGGCCCTTGGAAGCCAGAAGATGG TGAGACCAGATGGGACTACGTCCACCCAGAAGATTCGGATGGAAATGCCCAAGGTGGATGCAGTGTTTGTGGGAACAGGAGACCTGTTCGCTGCCATGCTGCTGGCCTGGACCCACCACCACCCCAAAGACCTGAAG GCTGCCTGTGAGaagactgtctctgtcctgcacCATGTTATCAAGAGGACCATTACCTATGCCAACA agATGGCCGGCCCTGGTAAGAGAC